The following are from one region of the Arcobacter defluvii genome:
- the pheT gene encoding phenylalanine--tRNA ligase subunit beta, which yields MIITKSWLEEFIDISKISSDEICKTLNSIGLEVDSVENFSVAEKVVVGKVLEKVKHPDADKLNICQVDLGDRTVQIVCGAKNVDADQFVPVATVGCDLGNNFIIKEAKLRGVESNGMICSSTELNLPKINDGILVLDNSIGELILGKELKEYSKLNDSVIEIGLTANRGDCLSIYGIARELSAYYNIPLLEIDKQINYNELGIGQVFEIECDSNIDSSLSFKAVDFSNFKLNLLYKFRTAIIGKYQDNNEIKNVLTYVTHSTGVILNAYSKEKTLKNNNLSILNIKKDEKGFDTVYGIESLSKICVEHNDIDQNDTDFIIEASYVNPELISKKVFENKVKTGEVYYKASRGSEPNIDFGIDYLSSLISKSGALIYRGSETFIEDKEKLTLDVSIKKVNSIIGQEISKIDIEKILVSLGFEVKDTIDNILVVKVPYYRHDIKNIADITEEIVRIIGIDNIISKPLQIDEVNRVNKTSNDLIKKNKLRFKAIENGFFETLTYVFSSKENLEKYKFKTVRDELDLINPIVKELNTFRTTILLNLVEACANNFKIGARSTAFFEIGTVFDENRQESKKISFIQTGSAELEDFSNAGKPKNIDFFSFAKKILNTIGKFDLEAMISIDNSFIHPYQNANVLIDGKIVGFISKLHPSVCEDYDLSDTFIAEIDFEAIKNDIIKTTSYSKFQSSKKDLSIITPKSLEYKEIKKVIDSLNDKNIKQFNLIDIYNDEKLGENESLTIRFVLQNDEKTMEEEDITTTMNSILKVLNEKLSIGLR from the coding sequence ATGATTATTACAAAAAGTTGGTTAGAAGAATTTATTGATATTTCTAAAATTTCATCAGATGAAATTTGTAAAACATTAAACTCTATTGGTCTTGAAGTTGATAGTGTAGAAAATTTTTCAGTTGCAGAAAAAGTTGTTGTTGGAAAAGTTTTAGAAAAAGTTAAGCATCCTGATGCAGATAAACTAAATATTTGTCAAGTTGATTTAGGTGATAGAACTGTACAAATTGTTTGTGGTGCAAAAAATGTAGATGCAGATCAATTTGTTCCAGTTGCAACTGTTGGATGTGATTTAGGAAATAACTTTATTATTAAAGAAGCAAAATTAAGAGGTGTTGAATCAAATGGTATGATTTGTTCATCTACTGAACTTAATCTTCCTAAAATCAATGATGGAATTTTAGTTTTAGATAATTCAATTGGAGAATTAATTCTTGGAAAAGAGCTAAAAGAATACTCGAAATTAAACGATTCAGTAATAGAGATTGGATTAACAGCAAACAGAGGAGATTGTTTAAGTATTTATGGAATTGCTAGAGAATTAAGTGCTTATTATAATATCCCTTTATTAGAAATTGATAAACAAATAAATTATAATGAATTAGGAATTGGTCAAGTTTTTGAAATAGAATGTGACAGTAATATTGATTCATCTTTATCATTTAAAGCTGTTGATTTTTCAAATTTTAAATTAAATTTATTATATAAATTTAGAACTGCGATTATTGGAAAATATCAAGATAATAATGAAATTAAAAATGTTTTAACTTATGTTACACATTCAACAGGTGTGATATTAAATGCCTACTCAAAAGAAAAAACTTTAAAAAATAATAATTTAAGTATTTTAAATATAAAAAAAGATGAAAAGGGATTTGATACTGTTTATGGAATAGAATCCTTGAGTAAAATATGTGTTGAACATAATGATATTGATCAAAATGATACAGATTTTATTATTGAAGCTTCTTACGTAAATCCAGAATTAATATCAAAAAAAGTTTTTGAAAACAAAGTAAAAACTGGAGAAGTTTATTATAAAGCTTCAAGAGGAAGTGAACCCAATATTGATTTTGGAATTGACTATTTATCTAGCCTTATTTCAAAATCAGGAGCTTTGATTTATAGAGGAAGTGAAACTTTTATAGAAGATAAAGAAAAATTAACTTTAGATGTAAGTATTAAAAAAGTTAATTCAATTATTGGTCAAGAAATAAGTAAAATTGATATAGAAAAAATTTTAGTTTCTTTAGGATTTGAAGTAAAAGATACAATTGATAATATTTTAGTTGTAAAAGTTCCTTATTATAGACATGATATAAAAAATATTGCAGATATTACGGAAGAAATAGTTAGAATAATTGGTATTGATAATATTATTTCAAAACCACTACAAATTGATGAAGTAAATAGAGTAAATAAAACATCAAATGATTTAATCAAAAAAAATAAATTAAGATTTAAAGCTATTGAGAATGGTTTCTTTGAAACATTAACTTATGTTTTTTCTTCAAAAGAAAATTTAGAAAAATATAAATTTAAAACTGTAAGAGATGAATTAGATTTAATCAATCCAATTGTAAAAGAGTTAAATACATTTAGAACAACTATACTTTTAAATCTTGTTGAAGCTTGTGCAAATAATTTTAAAATTGGAGCACGTTCAACTGCATTTTTTGAAATAGGAACAGTTTTTGATGAAAATAGACAAGAAAGCAAAAAAATCTCATTTATCCAAACAGGTTCAGCTGAACTTGAAGATTTTTCAAATGCTGGAAAACCTAAAAATATTGATTTCTTTTCATTTGCAAAAAAAATATTAAATACAATTGGAAAATTTGATTTAGAAGCGATGATTTCAATAGATAATTCTTTTATTCATCCATATCAAAATGCAAATGTTTTAATTGATGGAAAAATTGTAGGATTTATTTCAAAATTACATCCAAGTGTTTGTGAAGATTATGATTTAAGTGACACTTTTATTGCAGAGATTGATTTTGAAGCAATCAAAAATGACATTATTAAAACAACTTCATATTCAAAATTCCAATCATCAAAAAAAGATTTAAGTATTATTACACCTAAATCATTAGAATACAAAGAGATTAAAAAAGTAATTGATTCATTAAATGATAAAAATATCAAACAATTTAATTTAATTGATATTTATAATGATGAAAAACTAGGTGAAAATGAAAGCTTAACAATTAGATTTGTTTTACAAAATGATGAAAAAACAATGGAAGAAGAAGATATCACAACAACAATGAATTCGATTTTAAAAGTTTTAAATGAGAAATTGTCAATCGGATTAAGATAA
- a CDS encoding 6-carboxytetrahydropterin synthase has translation MMWKISKEFDFCYGHRVWSQTLDVEFSLDGCLKCRHLHGHQGKILVYLEATKLNDGMVTDFKHLNWFKAFLDDVLDHKFILDINDPLFSTLLPHIDKNELIKYDENYYLVNLTKFQNLESHIKELYEGYVIVNFVPTSENLSAWFLNIVQNKMEKLGIKVSHVEFLETPKSKSTFYA, from the coding sequence ATGATGTGGAAAATATCAAAAGAGTTTGATTTTTGTTATGGACACAGAGTTTGGTCTCAAACATTAGATGTAGAATTTTCGTTAGATGGATGTTTAAAATGTAGACATTTACATGGACATCAAGGAAAAATTTTAGTATATCTTGAAGCAACAAAACTTAATGATGGAATGGTTACAGATTTTAAACATCTAAATTGGTTTAAAGCTTTTTTAGATGATGTATTAGATCATAAATTTATTTTAGATATAAATGATCCTTTATTTTCAACTTTGCTTCCACACATAGACAAAAATGAATTAATTAAATATGATGAAAATTATTATTTAGTAAATTTAACAAAATTCCAAAATCTAGAATCGCATATAAAAGAACTTTATGAAGGTTATGTAATAGTAAATTTTGTTCCTACGAGTGAAAATTTATCCGCATGGTTTTTAAATATTGTTCAAAATAAAATGGAAAAATTAGGAATAAAAGTTTCTCATGTAGAATTTTTAGAAACTCCAAAAAGTAAAAGTACATTTTATGCTTGA
- a CDS encoding beta-ketoacyl-ACP synthase II, whose translation MRRVVVTGIGTINSTGHNVKDSFEAVVNGVCGIDTITLFDASDFSVQIAGEVKDFDPTTVMDKKEVKKADRFIQLGIKAALEAMIDSGYVTQENKKVDSSIAERFGIISGSGIGGLSTIEKNSVVCETKGSRKISPFFIPSSLANMLSGFISIEHNLKGPSLAHVTACAASTHALNDGVKTIMLNGADRILVVGAESAICGAGVGGFAAMKALSTRNNEPKKSSRPFDKDRDGFVMGEGAGALVIEDLESALARDAKIYCEIIGFGESGDANHITSPVVDGPLRAMKAAFEMVKNITGEYPKIDYINAHGTSTPVGDKNETAAIKELFGGKEKCPPVSSTKGQIGHCLGAAGAIEAIMAIKALNDGIIPPTINVDDQDPDCDIDIVPNIARKAELTTVMSNNFGFGGTNGSVIFKKYIK comes from the coding sequence ATGAGAAGAGTTGTTGTAACAGGTATAGGTACTATTAATTCAACAGGACATAACGTAAAAGATTCTTTCGAAGCAGTTGTGAATGGAGTTTGTGGTATAGATACTATAACACTATTTGATGCAAGTGATTTCTCAGTTCAGATAGCTGGAGAAGTAAAAGATTTTGATCCAACTACAGTTATGGATAAAAAAGAAGTTAAAAAAGCTGATAGATTTATACAACTAGGTATAAAAGCAGCGCTTGAAGCTATGATTGATTCAGGATATGTAACACAAGAAAATAAAAAAGTTGACTCATCAATTGCTGAAAGATTTGGTATTATTTCTGGTTCAGGTATTGGAGGATTATCAACAATTGAAAAAAACTCAGTAGTTTGTGAAACAAAAGGTTCAAGAAAAATATCACCATTTTTCATTCCTTCTTCTTTAGCAAATATGTTAAGTGGATTTATTTCTATTGAACATAATCTAAAAGGTCCTTCATTAGCTCATGTTACAGCTTGTGCAGCTTCTACTCATGCATTAAATGATGGTGTTAAAACTATTATGTTAAATGGTGCAGATAGAATTTTAGTTGTTGGTGCAGAAAGTGCAATTTGTGGTGCAGGAGTTGGTGGATTTGCTGCAATGAAAGCATTATCAACAAGAAATAATGAACCTAAAAAATCTTCAAGACCTTTTGATAAAGACAGAGATGGTTTTGTTATGGGAGAAGGTGCTGGGGCACTTGTAATTGAAGACTTAGAATCTGCATTAGCAAGAGATGCAAAAATTTATTGTGAAATTATTGGATTTGGAGAGTCAGGTGATGCAAATCATATTACTTCTCCTGTTGTAGATGGTCCACTAAGAGCAATGAAAGCTGCATTTGAAATGGTTAAGAATATTACGGGAGAGTATCCAAAAATTGATTATATTAATGCACATGGTACATCAACTCCTGTTGGAGATAAAAATGAAACGGCAGCAATTAAAGAATTATTTGGTGGAAAAGAAAAGTGTCCTCCAGTTTCTTCAACAAAAGGACAAATTGGTCATTGTTTAGGTGCAGCTGGTGCTATTGAAGCTATTATGGCTATAAAAGCATTAAATGATGGTATTATTCCTCCAACAATTAATGTTGATGATCAAGACCCTGATTGTGATATAGATATTGTACCTAACATTGCAAGAAAAGCTGAATTAACTACTGTAATGAGTAATAATTTTGGTTTTGGTGGAACAAACGGTTCTGTTATTTTTAAAAAGTATATTAAATAA
- the fabG gene encoding 3-oxoacyl-ACP reductase FabG, with protein MKFSGSNVLVTGASRGIGAEIAKTLANFGLKVWINYRSGAEAAEKIKNDIEIAGGKAAIIKADVTNEEEFSNAIKTIVDADGELSYLVNNAGITKDKLALRMSVADFNDVINANLTSAFIGCREALKVMGKKRFGSVVNISSIVGEMGNPGQTNYSASKGGLNAMTKSFAKEAAARSIRYNAVTPGFIQTDMTHELKEEIKAEYEKNIPLSRFGQPREIADAVAFLLSDHSSYITGEILKVNGGLYV; from the coding sequence ATGAAATTTTCAGGTTCTAATGTATTAGTTACAGGTGCAAGTAGAGGAATTGGGGCAGAAATAGCAAAAACACTTGCAAATTTTGGACTAAAAGTTTGGATTAATTACAGAAGTGGAGCTGAAGCTGCTGAAAAAATCAAAAATGATATTGAAATAGCAGGCGGAAAAGCAGCTATTATTAAAGCAGATGTGACTAATGAAGAAGAGTTTTCAAATGCAATTAAAACAATTGTTGACGCAGATGGAGAATTATCTTATTTAGTTAATAATGCAGGTATTACAAAAGATAAATTAGCCTTAAGAATGAGTGTTGCTGATTTTAATGATGTAATAAATGCAAATTTAACTTCTGCATTTATTGGTTGTAGAGAAGCTTTAAAGGTAATGGGGAAAAAAAGATTTGGTTCAGTTGTTAATATCTCTTCAATTGTTGGAGAAATGGGAAATCCTGGACAAACTAATTATTCAGCATCAAAAGGTGGACTAAATGCCATGACTAAATCTTTTGCAAAAGAAGCTGCAGCTAGAAGTATTAGATATAATGCTGTAACTCCTGGATTTATTCAAACAGATATGACTCATGAATTAAAAGAAGAAATAAAAGCAGAATATGAAAAAAACATTCCTCTTTCAAGATTTGGTCAACCAAGAGAAATCGCTGATGCTGTCGCATTTTTATTAAGTGATCATTCTTCATATATTACAGGAGAAATACTAAAAGTTAATGGTGGATTATACGTTTAA
- the accA gene encoding acetyl-CoA carboxylase carboxyl transferase subunit alpha, with amino-acid sequence MAAYLEFEDKIKKIEEDIIIAKTKADEHAVEILEKKLEKEVEKTFKNLNDYQKLQLARHPDRPYALDYISGLLTDSYEIHGDRHYVDDHAIVCYLGYIGTQKVLVIGEQKGRGTKDKLFRNFGMPSPEGYRKALRAAKMADKFQIPILLLVDTPGAYPGIGAEERNQSEAIAKNLYEFADLTTPTISVVIGEGGSGGALAISVADKLAMMRYSVYAVISPEGCSAILWNDPAKVETAANALKITAENLKDLNLIDDVINEPLIGAHRQRDEAILALKEYFLTSLEELQKLTPAQRSQKKYEKIMNLGSFQEEK; translated from the coding sequence TTGGCAGCTTACTTAGAATTTGAAGATAAAATCAAAAAAATTGAAGAAGATATAATAATTGCTAAAACTAAAGCTGATGAACATGCAGTAGAGATTTTAGAAAAAAAATTAGAAAAAGAAGTTGAAAAAACTTTTAAAAACTTAAATGACTATCAGAAATTACAACTTGCTCGTCATCCAGATAGACCCTATGCATTAGATTATATTTCTGGATTATTAACAGACTCTTATGAAATTCATGGTGATAGACATTATGTTGATGATCATGCAATAGTATGTTATCTTGGATATATTGGAACACAGAAAGTATTAGTTATTGGAGAACAAAAAGGAAGAGGAACAAAAGATAAACTTTTCAGAAATTTTGGTATGCCAAGTCCTGAAGGATATAGAAAAGCATTAAGAGCTGCAAAAATGGCAGATAAATTTCAAATTCCTATATTATTATTAGTTGATACTCCAGGTGCATATCCAGGAATTGGTGCAGAAGAAAGAAATCAAAGTGAAGCAATTGCTAAAAATCTTTATGAATTTGCTGACTTAACTACACCAACTATTTCTGTTGTAATAGGAGAAGGTGGTTCAGGAGGAGCATTAGCAATATCAGTTGCAGATAAACTTGCAATGATGAGATATTCAGTATATGCAGTTATTTCACCAGAAGGTTGTAGCGCAATTTTATGGAATGATCCTGCAAAAGTTGAAACAGCAGCAAATGCACTAAAAATAACAGCAGAAAATCTAAAAGATTTAAATTTAATTGATGATGTTATAAATGAACCACTAATTGGTGCACATAGACAAAGAGATGAAGCAATATTAGCTCTAAAAGAGTATTTTTTAACTTCTTTAGAAGAATTACAAAAATTAACTCCAGCGCAAAGATCTCAAAAAAAATATGAAAAAATAATGAACTTAGGTTCTTTTCAAGAAGAAAAATAA
- a CDS encoding histidine triad nucleotide-binding protein: MCIFCKIVKGEIPNQTILEDENFLAFNDINPTRKIHVLIIPKEHYDSFDVIPPNIMSGMTEFIQKVALKLDVKESGYRLITNIGKDGGQEVHHLHFHLIGGEPVGRLVRDRQDM; the protein is encoded by the coding sequence ATGTGTATATTCTGTAAAATTGTAAAAGGTGAAATACCAAATCAGACTATTTTAGAAGATGAAAATTTTTTAGCATTTAATGATATTAATCCAACAAGAAAAATTCATGTTTTAATTATTCCAAAAGAGCATTACGATTCATTTGACGTTATTCCCCCAAATATTATGTCTGGTATGACTGAATTTATCCAAAAAGTTGCTTTAAAACTAGATGTAAAAGAGAGTGGTTATAGATTAATTACAAATATTGGTAAAGATGGTGGACAAGAAGTACATCATTTACATTTTCATTTAATTGGAGGAGAGCCAGTTGGAAGGCTTGTAAGAGATAGACAAGATATGTAA
- a CDS encoding 7-carboxy-7-deazaguanine synthase QueE translates to MLEINEIFGPTIQGEGKLVGTPSIFIRFGKCNFKCEGFAVEYETPSGIKKCACDSYFAVDTEFKDTWTKYKTYEEIVKEVNKLINKFPYNYKIDIVITGGEPLLYWNKEEFQKLIKHYINEGHKVTIETNASLNLNFEYDYQRNILFSMSVKLSNSLEPLKKRINKETLTKILTNSNDSYLKFVIGKDFLNNAKNEIKDILNGIPKCEVYLMPLGDTADEINKNCEDVINMAIENGYKYCDRLHIRVWNNKRGV, encoded by the coding sequence ATGCTTGAAATAAATGAGATTTTTGGACCTACAATCCAAGGTGAAGGTAAATTAGTAGGTACACCTTCAATTTTTATAAGATTTGGAAAATGTAATTTTAAATGTGAAGGATTTGCTGTTGAATATGAAACTCCAAGTGGTATAAAAAAATGTGCTTGTGATTCGTATTTTGCCGTTGATACAGAATTTAAAGATACATGGACAAAATATAAAACTTATGAAGAAATAGTTAAAGAAGTAAATAAATTAATAAATAAATTCCCTTATAATTACAAAATAGATATTGTAATAACTGGTGGAGAGCCACTACTATATTGGAATAAAGAAGAATTTCAGAAATTAATTAAGCATTATATAAATGAAGGTCATAAAGTTACTATTGAAACAAATGCTTCTTTAAACTTAAACTTTGAATATGACTACCAAAGAAATATTCTTTTTTCTATGAGCGTAAAATTAAGTAATTCATTAGAACCTTTAAAAAAAAGAATAAATAAAGAAACATTAACAAAAATTCTTACTAATTCAAATGATTCTTATTTAAAATTTGTAATTGGAAAAGATTTTTTAAATAATGCAAAAAATGAAATAAAAGATATTTTAAATGGTATTCCAAAATGTGAAGTTTATTTAATGCCACTAGGTGATACAGCTGATGAAATAAATAAAAATTGTGAAGATGTAATAAATATGGCCATTGAAAATGGATATAAATATTGTGATAGATTACATATAAGAGTTTGGAATAATAAAAGAGGAGTTTAA
- the pheS gene encoding phenylalanine--tRNA ligase subunit alpha, whose product MTQWIEKIANAASLEELENLRIDTLGKKGILTLEFAKMKSVPNEEKKIFAENLNKQKSLITEALETKKIVLEKEALNKKLEKEKIDVTRFNNELSCGATHPVVETMDRIIRYFQNLNFAVEEGPLVEDDFHNFEALNLPKYHPARDMQDTFYNKDYTLLRTHTSPVQIRTMLSQKTPIRMIAPGTVFRRDFDITHTPMFHQIEALVVDEADKVSFANLKHVLVEFLQHMFGDVEVRFRPSFFPFTEPSAEVDISCVFCKGEGCRVCSHTGWLEVLGCGVVDENVFKAVGYENKSGYAFGLGIERFAMLIHNIGDLRSLFESDTRLLGQFK is encoded by the coding sequence GTGACACAGTGGATTGAAAAAATTGCCAATGCAGCTTCACTTGAAGAGTTAGAAAATTTAAGAATTGATACTTTAGGTAAAAAAGGTATTTTAACTTTAGAATTTGCTAAAATGAAAAGTGTACCAAACGAAGAAAAAAAAATTTTTGCAGAAAATTTAAATAAACAAAAAAGCCTAATAACAGAAGCTTTAGAAACAAAAAAAATTGTTTTAGAAAAAGAAGCTTTAAATAAAAAATTAGAAAAAGAAAAAATTGATGTAACAAGATTTAATAATGAATTATCTTGTGGAGCAACTCATCCTGTTGTTGAAACTATGGATAGAATAATTAGATATTTTCAAAATTTAAATTTTGCAGTAGAAGAAGGTCCTTTAGTTGAAGATGATTTTCATAATTTTGAAGCTTTAAATTTACCTAAATATCATCCAGCTAGAGATATGCAAGATACATTTTATAATAAAGATTACACATTATTAAGAACTCATACTTCTCCTGTACAAATTAGAACAATGTTAAGCCAAAAAACTCCTATTAGAATGATTGCGCCAGGAACTGTATTTAGAAGAGATTTTGATATTACACATACACCAATGTTTCATCAAATTGAAGCGTTAGTTGTAGATGAGGCAGATAAAGTTTCATTTGCAAATTTAAAGCATGTTTTAGTTGAATTTTTACAGCATATGTTTGGAGATGTTGAAGTTAGATTTAGACCTTCATTTTTCCCATTTACAGAACCAAGTGCAGAAGTTGATATTTCTTGTGTATTTTGTAAAGGAGAAGGTTGTAGAGTTTGTTCACATACAGGTTGGCTTGAAGTATTAGGATGTGGTGTTGTCGATGAAAATGTCTTCAAAGCTGTTGGCTATGAAAATAAATCAGGTTATGCTTTTGGATTAGGTATAGAAAGATTTGCAATGCTAATTCACAATATTGGAGATTTAAGATCACTATTTGAAAGTGATACAAGATTATTAGGACAATTCAAATGA
- the queC gene encoding 7-cyano-7-deazaguanine synthase QueC, with translation MNNKTTKKAICILSGGMDSTLASYIAKKDGYEIIAVHFNYGQRTQNRELKAFRDICDDLGILEKYEIDIPFFTQIGASALTDKSIDVPTNGLEAGVPITYVPFRNGIFLSITAAIAEKEKATAMYIGVVQEDSSGYPDCTEEFINDISKAINQGTREETSIEIKTPLVHLSKAQIVEEALKLNVPLIHTWSCYKEEDEACGVCDSCRLRLNGFNLANQIDPITYKVNL, from the coding sequence ATGAATAACAAAACAACTAAAAAAGCAATTTGTATTTTAAGTGGAGGTATGGATTCAACTCTTGCTTCTTATATTGCTAAAAAAGATGGATATGAAATAATTGCTGTTCATTTTAATTATGGACAAAGAACACAAAATAGAGAATTAAAAGCTTTTAGAGATATTTGTGATGATTTGGGAATTTTAGAAAAATATGAAATTGATATTCCATTTTTCACTCAAATTGGTGCAAGTGCCTTAACTGATAAATCTATAGATGTTCCCACAAATGGATTAGAAGCAGGTGTTCCTATAACTTACGTTCCATTTAGGAATGGAATTTTTCTTTCAATTACAGCTGCAATTGCAGAAAAAGAAAAAGCAACAGCAATGTATATTGGTGTTGTACAAGAAGATAGTTCAGGATATCCAGATTGTACAGAAGAGTTTATAAATGATATTTCAAAAGCAATAAATCAAGGAACAAGAGAAGAAACTTCAATCGAAATAAAAACTCCATTAGTTCATTTATCAAAAGCGCAAATTGTTGAAGAAGCTTTGAAATTAAATGTTCCATTAATTCATACTTGGTCATGTTATAAAGAAGAAGATGAAGCCTGTGGGGTTTGTGATTCTTGTAGATTAAGATTAAATGGATTTAACTTAGCAAATCAAATTGATCCTATTACTTATAAGGTAAATTTATAA
- the acpP gene encoding acyl carrier protein, whose translation MALLDDVKAVVVEQLDCDPAEVKEDSKFIEDLGADSLDVVELVMALEEKFDIEIPDEDAEKILTVADAIKYIENNA comes from the coding sequence ATGGCATTATTAGATGATGTAAAAGCAGTAGTTGTTGAGCAATTAGATTGTGATCCAGCAGAAGTAAAAGAAGATTCAAAATTCATTGAAGATTTAGGTGCTGATTCACTAGATGTAGTTGAACTTGTTATGGCTTTAGAAGAGAAATTTGACATTGAAATCCCAGATGAAGATGCTGAAAAAATCTTAACTGTTGCTGATGCTATAAAATACATCGAAAATAACGCGTAA
- the aroA gene encoding 3-phosphoshikimate 1-carboxyvinyltransferase, which translates to MEKFSIKKLTKPFNIEIDSIASDKSISHRCAMFSLFSSQTSYIKNYLTAEDTLNTLSIVEQLGAKIKRDGSYVEITPTQTLTEPSDVLDCGNSGTAMRLFCGLLASVDGAFTLTGDKYLRNRPMKRVADPLRSIGALIDGRENGNKAPLFIRGVKKLQPFTYHSPVDSAQVKSAMILAALRANGISRYKENELTRDHTERMLKGMGATLENDSEGFINIHPLTGHLKPLNITVPTDPSSAFFFAVAAAITKNARVLIKNVTLNPTRIEAYEVLKRMGVIVNFIEKENIYEPIGDIEVINNELNGVEVSENISWLIDELPALSIAMSLANGKSKVSNAKELRVKESDRISSVVNNLKLCGVEYTEFEDGYEIIGGIMQKAIINSHGDHRIAMSFAIAGLNCDMDIEDTQCIETSFPNFKEIVDSLYK; encoded by the coding sequence GTGGAAAAATTTAGTATAAAAAAATTAACAAAACCATTTAATATAGAAATAGATTCTATCGCAAGTGATAAATCAATATCTCACAGATGTGCGATGTTTTCACTTTTTTCTTCTCAAACTTCTTATATTAAGAATTATTTAACAGCCGAAGATACTTTAAATACTTTAAGTATTGTAGAACAACTTGGTGCAAAAATAAAAAGAGATGGAAGTTATGTTGAAATAACTCCAACACAAACATTAACTGAGCCATCAGATGTTTTAGATTGTGGAAACTCTGGAACTGCAATGAGACTTTTTTGTGGTTTATTAGCTAGTGTTGATGGAGCATTTACACTAACAGGTGATAAATATTTAAGAAATAGACCAATGAAAAGAGTAGCTGATCCTTTAAGAAGTATTGGTGCATTAATTGATGGAAGAGAAAATGGAAATAAAGCTCCTTTATTTATAAGAGGAGTAAAAAAACTTCAACCATTTACTTATCACTCACCAGTAGATTCTGCTCAAGTAAAATCAGCAATGATACTTGCAGCTTTAAGAGCAAATGGTATTTCAAGATATAAAGAAAATGAACTTACACGTGACCACACAGAAAGAATGCTAAAAGGTATGGGTGCAACTTTAGAAAATGATTCTGAAGGATTTATTAACATTCATCCACTAACAGGTCATTTAAAACCTTTAAATATTACTGTTCCAACTGATCCTAGTTCAGCATTTTTCTTTGCAGTTGCAGCAGCAATTACAAAAAATGCAAGAGTTTTAATAAAAAATGTAACATTGAATCCAACAAGAATTGAAGCTTATGAAGTCTTAAAAAGAATGGGTGTTATAGTTAATTTTATTGAAAAAGAAAATATTTATGAACCAATAGGTGATATTGAAGTTATTAATAATGAATTAAATGGAGTTGAAGTTAGTGAAAATATTTCTTGGTTAATTGATGAATTACCTGCTCTTTCAATTGCAATGAGTTTAGCAAATGGAAAATCAAAAGTTTCAAATGCAAAAGAATTAAGAGTAAAAGAAAGCGACAGAATCTCAAGTGTAGTAAATAACCTTAAACTTTGTGGTGTTGAATATACAGAATTTGAAGATGGTTATGAAATTATCGGTGGAATTATGCAAAAAGCAATAATAAATTCTCATGGAGATCATAGAATTGCAATGAGTTTTGCAATTGCTGGATTAAATTGTGATATGGATATTGAAGATACTCAATGTATAGAAACTTCTTTTCCAAATTTTAAAGAGATTGTAGATTCGTTATATAAATAA